A part of Syntrophales bacterium genomic DNA contains:
- a CDS encoding radical SAM protein: MSWALKKKYHDLLAREDGYQKKVWGDALTVCLAYPNLYRTGMSNLGFQTIYALLNRHPSFLCERVFLPDPGDEAEFTSRSSPLFSLESQRPLADFDIVAFSLSFENDYPNILKILDMGRVTLDAKQRRETEPFVIGGGISVTLNPEPLADIFDLFLLGEGEEVIPEFLHTFEVSRRRGLPRDEVLFRVQKEIRGAYVPKCYRVTYRTDHLIESIEPVDLSFPEKIEKRWITDINTFTTEQCITAPDAEFGGMFLTEVSRGCQRGCRFCAAGFVCRPARFRDVSTLKPSFVRGIEKQEKVGLLGAAVSDHPDLLSLCRSILERKGEVAIGSLRLDRLNHEIAALLEETGVKTVSLAPEAGTQRLRDVIHKGITDVHIFDAVELLLEHGIANIRLYFMVGLPTETDEDIEAVIHLAKKIKYHAMSHSAGRRRFKRITLSINQFIPKPATPFQWQPLEDVNTVRRRIRRITSALGRESTIKVVHDLPKWSYIQALLSLGDRLVGRILFSVHRHNGNWSRAFKEVNVNPDFYVYRQKGLDEILPWDFIDHGIDRQLLVNEYRKVLLPH; this comes from the coding sequence ATGTCCTGGGCGCTCAAAAAAAAATACCATGATCTCTTAGCCCGTGAAGATGGATACCAAAAAAAGGTCTGGGGAGATGCCTTAACAGTTTGTCTCGCCTACCCGAATTTATATCGGACAGGGATGTCCAACCTCGGGTTCCAGACCATCTATGCCCTTTTGAACCGTCACCCCTCCTTTCTCTGTGAAAGGGTTTTCCTTCCCGATCCTGGGGACGAAGCAGAATTCACCTCAAGATCGTCCCCCCTTTTCAGTTTGGAGTCGCAGAGACCTCTTGCCGACTTTGACATCGTCGCCTTTTCCCTCTCTTTTGAAAACGACTATCCCAACATATTAAAGATCCTGGATATGGGAAGAGTTACCCTCGATGCCAAGCAGAGAAGGGAAACAGAACCGTTCGTTATCGGGGGAGGTATATCCGTCACTCTGAATCCTGAACCTCTGGCCGATATTTTTGACCTTTTTTTACTGGGCGAAGGGGAAGAGGTCATTCCCGAGTTTCTTCATACCTTTGAGGTATCACGCCGTCGTGGTCTGCCGAGGGATGAGGTCCTTTTCCGCGTGCAAAAAGAGATCAGGGGAGCCTATGTACCAAAATGTTACCGGGTAACCTACAGAACAGACCATCTCATAGAGAGCATTGAACCTGTTGATCTTTCATTTCCCGAGAAGATAGAGAAAAGATGGATTACGGACATCAACACCTTTACGACCGAGCAATGCATCACCGCCCCGGATGCAGAATTTGGAGGGATGTTCCTTACAGAGGTGAGCAGGGGCTGCCAGCGTGGATGTCGTTTCTGCGCGGCGGGATTTGTGTGCAGGCCGGCAAGATTCAGGGATGTAAGCACCCTTAAGCCATCGTTCGTCCGGGGGATTGAGAAACAGGAGAAGGTTGGTTTACTCGGCGCGGCAGTATCAGATCATCCCGATCTGCTTTCCCTTTGCCGGTCTATCCTGGAGCGAAAAGGCGAGGTAGCCATCGGGTCCCTGAGATTGGACAGACTAAACCACGAGATTGCCGCCTTGCTTGAGGAAACTGGAGTGAAAACTGTATCCCTGGCCCCGGAAGCAGGCACCCAGCGCTTGAGGGATGTGATCCACAAGGGGATTACGGATGTCCATATCTTTGATGCCGTTGAATTATTGTTAGAACATGGTATTGCCAATATCAGGCTTTACTTTATGGTGGGACTGCCGACCGAAACGGATGAGGATATCGAGGCCGTCATCCATCTGGCCAAAAAGATCAAGTACCATGCCATGAGCCATTCTGCAGGGAGAAGGCGGTTCAAACGCATTACCCTCAGCATCAATCAATTCATCCCTAAGCCGGCAACGCCTTTTCAATGGCAACCCCTTGAAGATGTCAATACTGTGAGAAGAAGGATTAGAAGAATCACCAGTGCCCTCGGCCGGGAATCAACGATCAAGGTGGTACATGATCTCCCGAAATGGAGCTACATTCAGGCCCTGTTGTCCCTCGGTGACAGACTGGTGGGCAGAATTCTTTTTTCGGTCCACAGGCATAACGGCAACTGGTCCCGGGCATTTAAAGAGGTCAATGTGAATCCAGATTTTTATGTTTATCGCCAAAAGGGTCTTGATGAAATCCTGCCCTGGGATTTTATTGATCACGGGATCGACAGGCAGTTGCTCGTCAATGAATACAGGAAGGTGTTATTGCCGCATTGA